The sequence below is a genomic window from Lycium ferocissimum isolate CSIRO_LF1 unplaced genomic scaffold, AGI_CSIRO_Lferr_CH_V1 ctg13654, whole genome shotgun sequence.
AAATAAGATTCCAGCCACCAAACAAGTTCAACGTGCAACAATGATGTCTACAAATTTGTATAAAATCTACATGTATAACAGCTATTACTTGTTTTATGTTATATCTTCAAGCTtgccataacataataattgtCTTCTAGTGGATAATAATGAGAACTCACCTAATTTGTTTATGTATGTGACACTTCAAGATGACAAGTAATTTGTTTCAACTATTGTATCAGTGATTCTATATTATATCTTCCATTTATTTTCTAAACCTTGCTTCAGGATGTAGACCATTCCTGATATACATTTTTCCTGTGTCTCCTTTTTTCATATGGAGGTAGATAAACTACTTAGTCTTGATTTTCTTATGTTGAAAAACTTATGCTTCTTTCTACTTCTTCACGAATCAAACTGCTCGATTTTACTATCATCTACCGATGATTTTTTTCCCTCTACTACCTCCAGACATAAACTAGTCTTATATTCTCCATTACAAATATTTTCTAGCTACTAGAAAATCACAAAAGCATTTCAACAttataaataagatttcaaaaagTCATAAGTACTATAATCAACCAGATTTCAGAATGTTTAGGTGCAAATAAAAGTGAGGACATGTCACATATCTAAAAATTCTATTTGTTGTATCAATAATTTCAAAACTCCATTTGTTGTATCAATTCTGTTAGAGAGAATACTCAGAGCATTACTTTGTGGAAAGTGATGTCGCTAAGAAGATTTGGAATTATTTTGGAATCCCTCTTGGGATCACTCATCAAATCCTACCTCTCTAGCCAATGTCCTTAACAACTGGTTTACTACAAAGCCTAAAAATATGGCGCAAAAGATGACTTTACTTATAACCCCGATTGTAATATCTTTGGGAGCTTTCAAAGGGCATCACTTCCTATAAATAAGGAGGATCATACTAATATTGTGAATAGGCAGATTCAATACCATATCATATGGACTCTGAAAGTTGCACTGAATAGTACATTTCCTAACTTTGTTACGGAGCAGCCATGACGGAGTATCTGGGACACTATTGACAAACTTAGACCTGTTCCTAAAAGATTAATTGTCTACCAGAAATTTTCATCTCAGTATCAAGACCTCCCAAGAAATGCCAAGGGAACATACAATCTAGTCAAATGGCAGATGCCTAGCATAAGAATAAGATGCGACAAAGCAAATTTTTTTGTAAGATAAATCTCTACGATGTAATTACTGTGTGTGTCTATAGTTTATAACTGCAGTCTTTGCCCCGGATTAGCATAGTCTACCTCTTGTTTTGTATCCTTTATGCGATCTAATACAACCCAGCTAGAACATGGAACTTTATTGCCAAAAAGAAGCTATCAGAATGTTACACAGTTAAGAGTTCATGTTAATATTTCATTTCTTAACCTCTTAATAGATATTTCAATTGAAGTTAATAGCTATAGGAGGGCACGTATCCCAATACAGGGAGTATGCTTATGCTTCAAAAATCGACCAAGCAAGCaaatatattttaaagaaaattataattttgagtAAGTTATTACTAACTTGGTATCATCAAAGGAATAGTCATTCTCCTGAGCATTCTGATGTCGGAGGCTGGAAATTGGAGTGTTGAGCTAAAAACCACTCTTTCAATTGTGTCAGTTCTTTCATCTCATTTTCAAAGTTAGACAAGCGTTCCTTCAAAGATTGATTTTCTTCTCGAGTTGAACGTAGCTCAGACAATAAATCAACCTTTGAGGAAGTCCCACCTTTAAAATCTTTCGCCTTTACTCCACCACCAAATCCAAATACATGGCTACGAGTTTGAGGTCCAAAGCATTTTTCTACAATTTCTATGGTAGGAAGAGACGGTTCAGACTGCAccaattcttgaatttgagcctaCAAGTATAAAGAGAGATATTTGTCAGCAGCCATGATAACTGAAAGTAAAGTACATGTTCAGTTAACCAAACGCACATGTTTCTTGATTGTTTCATAATCAACAAGTGTGTCATTCTTCTTCCGAGTCTCAAAGAAAACAGTTGCCAAATCTGGTGGGTTGCCGTCTTTTCCGCCCTttacataaaagtaaatatgtcaAATAACGCCTCGTCAATATTaggaaaaatataaatttaatgaTAACACCTTTTGATAAATAATCTCTCTAATTGGCTTGCTACCAATATGATGGAGCATCTTTAACTTAGCTCTATTTGCTGCATTCTTGTTGCTTCTCGCCTATATTTCAGTAACAACATTAAATTCAAATGTTATAAATAAATTATCAATTAAAAGATCATATTATGAAATGAAATTACATAACTAGGTATTACACTAAACCTGAAAACTTTCTGTAAGAAAATGTTCCCCAAAGAATATGTTTCTTGTCTATCACCCTTAAGAGCCTCTTGGATTGGCTTACCCTTCACATGCTTTGAATGCAATTGTCCTCTCCATTTATTCCATAACTCTTTCATCCATCCCAAAATATGATCGCGGTGAATATCCATGTCATCGCTCTCAAATTTATCCTGCAATAAATCAAACTTAGGTTGGCTTCCAATTGCTGTATATAGAGGGCCAAAAAGATATGAAACAAATAAGGTGTTAAATATATCTTTAAAATGTATCTTTAAAGTTTCAGGAATTGGACCTGATTCCAAGCATAGAATTCAGCAAGGTGAAAATACATGTGCACAAGTTGGGGCGATCAATTTAAGGTGATGCTAAGGGGGCTGAAGGAACGAAGATACGAGACATTGAACAAGCTTAGAATCTTCCAAATTGTTAGTGTGGCTTTTTTTGCTGGATGGGGCTATCAATTTAAGGTGATGCTAAGGGGACTGTTATGGCGTGGCACACGCCAACATCTCACATTGAAGACAAAATAAGAACTTTTATCTGTTGGCCTATGTTACCCTTTAGGACAAATATAAATTTAACAATTTACAGTAAGTAGCTCCAATAATAGCAGAGTTGGCTTGTATTTATAGCCAACATGACATTTCCAAGTTGCTACGTTAATATTGACAGTCTGATCTTATCACAACATCAACAGAGAATAGCAAAATTTAATTGCCATAACCCAAGTCACAAACTTGGGAATGAACTAATATCACAGGTATAAGCCAAACCCCCATGTGCTAAGTTGCTATATACACTAGTAAGAATAtaaaattccatctaggttttAAATTTACACATAAATGTGAGCTCTTAGTccaaaattatattattatctAGGCTGTAGATTTGTCAATAAACTTATTTAATACGTATTAACTTTCTAGGAACACTAAAGCCACACTTCACACGTgctaagaagaaaaaaaggattccacctcattttcattctttgaTAGTTTAATATCAAACctacaaaaaaaagaaaaagttaaaacatTATAAAGAAAATGTACTAACCGTAAAAATCATGtaatttaatatataataatgaaTCGCTAATGGCATAAAGAGATACTTCACCTCGCCGTTCTTTTTCGCTTATTTTGTGTAGGATTTTCTAAATCTACAACATCATCATCCAATTTTTGCACAACCTCGAAAAAATCACGAGGTTGCGTCTCTCTCGCTACACGCCAACCCTTATTGGAATTATCACTAGCAAAAAATACTGAGATCCTTGGTCCGCTAATATAAAAGGctcatttgtttttaaaaatcgCCCCCAATTAACACTTACGATGCCATATTCATCCGTTTTAATTCCTTTCGTGTTATCATATGCATCAAAACCAATTACATTCAAACAAAATCACTCTCCTTCCCGTGAATTGCAATTCAAGAACATCGGGTTAAAACTCCATAGTAATCAATATTCTCCCTATGTTCATCACTTCACCGACAACAACCACACCACATATATctctgttttaacaagaataatgtatgaatctcctattattaatgttaattttggtttatttacggagataaagtcgttaaataattgtatagcgagttggttgCTTGTGGAAATtgggaaacatcgtgtgggatgttttatggtacatattggtgttggaaatgattttattgttgttgttgttgttgttggttgctgaattataatttcgggctaggcatataaacgggggagatgctgccgaaatttcagcagattctagaaagagttagtttgagggcttaagacaggcctatgaagaaattttcttgaatatagatttacgagcctgggaggccaagcgttgaatagttaaagttaaggcgaccaaaaaggtatgttaaggctcgtccctttcattcaaaggcatgattcctatgttacgatttcataaatgcttccataacttctttgttttcaaaatttagaagtctattattccaaggcatgaatccttTCCTGATAACCtgtaaatatttttccaaaatgtctGTATTTTCCGAAAAcagaggtttatgattttgtaagctcttatgacaacaaggatggacatgtttttatcatgatgacaatgatgccaaagatgagaatattttctatgatgactatgatgagaacgatttcatgtttagagcttccaagttatgatttcaatgacgatataagaatgttgagctatttcttgatttctccatttttttcatggatgatgactattttttaaagattccaaagtatatgaattgacgccttatgagatttatgatcttattctgtGTTTTCTCTTAacgctattcttcattgatagtctcaccttataataattgttccttcaaggtgagacaaagcgaccatgattattccataatataattggaggttacagatcttacgtcactccgatagagacataactttccttgggctctcctgcatgctgcttatatgatatatgtatatgtatatgtatatgtatatgtatatggggaatatggggaaaaagggagtggcgctatagacgcatggccacctgatcagttggtgtaacttatcatcccggacgcgggacatatgtggttaaatggatcggatcATCCGACGCCTCGACATATTTTTTcgtatatataaacaaaaaaagtttttcaaaagaaagctagcatgcatggcatccgccctaagaggcactcacctgtacaggttattcttttatctcacgatatgctctatctttccattctgttattgttcatattttacatcccttactatgttactatttatgccttacatactcggtacattactcttACCGATGTCCCTTCTGTGGATGTCGTTCGTCATGCCGGCGGGATCGTGCAGCCGGCGGACGATTCTGccagtaggacctcccctcgcGGTTGATGGCtggtacgctccattgatctgGAGCTTCAGTCCTTTCGGTAcgctattcggttacgtacatatataggtacaacagggccttgtcctgtcatttctacagtttgtactccgtagagatctgtagacagtgatatgtagtcgtgatgttatgcagcctcgtcggcatttattttattgtacagtatatatgtgtcgGCCAAGTCGGCTCGCGCCGTTACTCTCAgtgcttatgtttatatgtatgtgttggccgtgagttccggTGCAGTGTCTCTTATGTTTATTGTTCAGGAAACAGTACAACTCAGTTACAGATTATATATGGGCCCAGGacagtcagtgagaagtaaatgcaggcataggagtgcttggccagtagtggtcgggcacttgtcgcggctcatcggtttgggtcgtgacaaagctATGTATTAGTTATGTGTGGTTTAGAGTAGTTTTGGCTAAGCCTATTTCATATGCTGTTAAGTAAACTGATTAGATTAATTATTATGTAAATATAATTTAGGGGTCATTATCTTTTAAAAACTTGTTTGCTTAATGTGTAGTTAATTTAATTCCTAATTATTACTTTCTTAAGTACATAATGTAAACCGATCTATGATCCCGTTATTGTGTAATGAAATTCTATACCTTGGTTTAAAGGAGATAATGACTTTTTTTAAGAGACTAAACATGTTGAGATTAGTGTTCAACCCTTTTGTTTTCATGTTATTTACCCTGTTAAGATAGTCATGTTCAAAGGTATTTAAATACCACTTGTTAAGTCTGAATCTCCTCTGAATAGGATCTAATAAGGACCATTGTCATGTTCTTTTTTTTGTCTCCATGTGTTGTTTAGAAGAATGGGGTTAATCTCTGCTTGTTTTCTGTAAATTTAGGTCTGTTGGTTGACTGTTATGACATTTACTGAGTATTACATCCAGTCCTAACCTAGAAATTTGTTAGTTATGCTAGTGATTGATGTTTGGTCATGAATGGTTGTCCTGTTTATTATCTATTGTAAATCTAGACGAATGGGTGTTGAACTTGGTCAATATGGTTACAAGCACCTAAGCTTTCTTATTTAACACCAGGGTTAGGGTGCCCAACTCTCCGTCTGAGTTTTAACTAATCTAAAAGTTAGTTTTTACTTACCTAAGATATATCTGCACATGTTTAAGCTAAGTATGGGGTCCCTTGCAACCTGTGTGTGCTTGATGCTTTAGAATGATTTCTCTGTGGTGTGTGCTACAGCTAAGTGCTGATCTAATGATGTTTTATTGAGGATAAAAATGGAACCTGTGTGTTTACTAGACCTGAAACTATAACTGTTGAACTAGAAATAACACTTACTTGACTTAAGGAAAGAATCAGACCCTCTATATGCTGCCTATAACAACTTTGTTCTTCAAACTATGAAGCTGGTACTACTTGGTGTTGTGGTTTTTTGATATTACAGGTCTCAGGTTACATACTAAAAAGCTAAAGGCATTTTGCTAAAGGCATTTTTAAAACTTAGTCTAGCATCTGTGAACCTCTATTGATGTTTAGTTGAGACCTATGAGGGTGTTTGAGTTTCTTTGTTGGCAAAATCTGTGATTTTATGCTGTGTGGCCCTATATGTGACTCTGTAGGCTTTCTTCATTATCTGTGACCCTACATGTTTGCTTGCCTCAGTTGTGTTTGTCAAAATAAGAACTGATTGTAAAACATGAACCCAAATGTAGTTTGATGTCATTACATGAACACAAGTATTGAAGGATTAAGTTAAAAGGAGGTTAGGACTTAGTATATGAATAAACATGAGCGTGACTCACCTAGGACCAATGAATTCCTTATActacttattatatatatactgaaatttctctttttccttttcctggCTACTTTCAAATCTCTCATTTGAattaaagtgttaaaaaggaTATAGAAAGGTTAAATGGGACAAGGTTTGCTTTTTTGAGTTAACAGTTGGATCGTTTGTGGTTAAATATACCAAGACTATACCTAAAGTATACCATATATACATAGTCCCTATATACCTTTAGTGTGTGAGAACTTGTATACCCAATATAAACATGGTATATTACTGGTATCAGGTTCAGAATCTGTTAAGTTTTGTACCAATAAGTATAATATCTATTTGGGCTTGTGCTCTAATCTTTATGCTACATTTGGGCTTGCCTTAGCCTTGTGTATGTTCATTAATTTGGGCTGATCTTTGGTCATTTGAAAACTGCATTACTGCCAACATGGGCTTTATTTTAAAAGGGTTATATTTGGCCTATCTTGGGTTTTATTTATGTCACCTAATTACTTAACCTTTCTACGCTTCTCCTTTCCTCCTTGtttactcattttttttcatgtaaATATATTTGTGCTTATCTGTTTTCTTATGAGAATCATATGCATTTATCCTTTAGTTTAATAAGTAAGAATAGAAAACCTTCTAACCCCTAGCAAGAATAGAAAACCTTCTAAcccctccttctttttttgttacATGAAAAAATACCGAGGCCATTTGGGCCAGTTCTTCCATTTGAAACCTGTTGGACCCAAGGGGCAACTCTCCTTGATTGATCGAGTTCGAATGATAATAAGTAAAGCAAATATGATGAAGGCTCATCCATGGGTAAAAATAGAGGCTGGTGGGTTTGGTAAGCCCACCAGTTCGATTTTCCTTATGGTTCTATTTTAAATTCgatttatatattatgtatgtatgtgttgtatATGTACTGAATATAAATAATGAAACCCCTATGCatgttagaacttaggaaaaacATTTAGTAAACCATTTTCAAACTTGGTTAATGATCAACGTTTTAAAATTGGATATGATACTGCGGCTAAGTATATGAAAAAATGAAGttctttttttgggttaaatctAAAACTGGATCGATGTAAAAGGATTTTCAAATATTGAGCAAATGAATTTTGGGCTTTAAGCCCGCAAACAAAAATGAAGAGCTGTTTTGGCAAGAGGATGAAGctaaagagaaattgatttgcCATTTTCATATACCAATGGAACCATTTATGGGCTTAAAAAACTTGGTAGATGGAAGACTTGGACAAATTTTGTGAGATGGAAAACAAATTTTGGACTTGGATGAATTCTGAAAAGTTGGACTAATGGTTTCTTTGGGCGTGGAAGTCCACATtgaatttggaccaaaattattTGAATAGGGTGATGACGGTGATATGGACTTCGATCTAAAAAATATCATTGACTTATGGGCTTCAACaattaaaatggacctaattttaataaacttgtattttttacaaatatatatatatatatatatatatatatatatatatatatatatatatttaaactaAAGGATAAATGCATATGATTCTCATAAGAAAAGATAAGCACAAATATATTTACATGAAAAAATACCGAGGCCATTTGGGCCGGTTCTTCCATTTGAAACCCGTTGGACCCAGGGCCAACTCTCCTTGATTGATCGAGTCCGAATCATAATAAGTGAAGCAAATATGATGAAGGCTCATCCATGGGTAAAATGGAGGCTAGTGGGTTTGGCAAGCCCACTAGTTCGATTTTCCTTATGGTTCTATTTTAAATTCgatttatatattatgtatgtatgtgttgtatATGTACCTAATATAAATAATGAAACCCCTATGCatgttagaacttaggaaaaacATTTCGTAAACCATTTTCAAACTTGGTAAATGATCAACGTTTTAAAATTGGATATGATACtatgctaagtatatgaaaaaatgaagttctttttttgggttaaatctAAAACTGGATCGATGTAAAAGGATTTTCAAATATTGAGCAAATGAATTTTGGGCTTTAAGCCCGCAAACAAAAATGAAGAGCTGTTTTGGCAGAGGATGAAGctaaagagaaattgatttgcCATTTTCATATACCAATGGAACCATTTATGGGCTTAAAAAACTTGGTAGATGGAAGACTTGGACAAATTTTGTGAGATGGAAAACAAATTTTGGACTTGGATGAATTACGAAAAGTTGGACTAATGGTTTCTTTGGGCGTGGAAGTCCACATtgaatttggaccaaaattattTGAATAGGGTGATGACGGTGATATGGACTTCGatctaaaaaaaatatcattgaCTTATGGGCTTCAACaattaaaatggacctaattttaataaacttgtattttttacaaatatatatatatatatatatatatatatatatttaaactaAAGGATAAATGCATATGATTCTC
It includes:
- the LOC132042154 gene encoding uncharacterized protein LOC132042154, coding for MLHHIGSKPIREIIYQKGGKDGNPPDLATVFFETRKKNDTLVDYETIKKHAQIQELVQSEPSLPTIEIVEKCFGPQTRSHVFGFGGGVKAKDFKGGTSSKVDLLSELRSTREENQSLKERLSNFENEMKELTQLKEWFLAQHSNFQPPTSECSGE